TAGGGGGTCGCCGCCACCTTGTCCATGGGGACGGTGGCACCGCCGAGGAAGACGGCGAGTGATGCGGCGACGAGACCGATGAGAGCGATCCGCCGGCGCTGACCGGCCAGGATGGCGACGGTGCCCACGAGGAAGGTCGCGACCAACCCGAAGAGCAGCAGACCGCGGGCGAAGCCGGACGTGTAGACGCTCCGGAACTCCTGACTGGTCAGCATCTCGGGGTAGTGGAAGCACAGCACGGCCAGCAGGCACAGGACGCCGAACCAGGCAGCGCTGTGCGGCAGGAGGCGACGGTCGGTGGAGAGCATGGCCCGAGCGTACGAATCCCGTGGAGCCCACCGCCTGAGCCGGCGTACTCAAACCGGTGGCCTCGAGACGCCCGCTGCGCGGGCTCCTCGGCCAGCGTTGGTGGACCCCCTTCGCGGGGATAGAGTTCGACGGTGCCCGACCGGGCACCTCGAACCGTCCCACAGGAGTTCCCCGTGTCAGCCCAGATCACCATCAACGTCGCCGGAGACGAGCGATCGGTGGACCAGGGCACTACCGCCGCGGACCTCTTCGAGGGTGACCGCGCGGTGCTCGTCGCTCGGGTCAACGGCGAGCTGCGCGACCTTGCCCACGAGGTTGCCGCGGGCGACGTCGTCGAGCCGGTCACCGCCGCCGAGCAGGACGGCCTCGACGTCCTGCGCCACTCCACGGCCCACGTCCTCGCCCAGGCCGTCCAGCAGATCAACCCGTCCGCCAAGCTCGGGATCGGCCCGCCGATCCGGGACGGCTTCTACTACGACTTCGACGTCGAGGAGCCCTTCACCCCCGAGGACCTCAAGGCCCTCGACAAGGCGATGCAGCGGATCATCAACGAGGGCCAGACCTTCGAGCGGCGCGAGATCAGCGACGAGGACGCCCTCGTCGAGCTCAGCGACGAGCCGTACAAGTGCGAGCTCATCGGCCTCAAGGGCGGCGCCTCCGAGGACGCTGCCGAGGGCGCGTCCGTCGAGGTCGGTGGTGCCCAGCTGACGATCTACGACAACGTCCGTCGTGACGGCACCCGTGCCTGGGGCGACCTGTGCCGGGGGCCGCACGTGCCGAGCACCAAGGTCATCGGCAACGCCTACAAGGTGATGCGCAGCGCCGCGGCCTACTGGCGCGGCAGCGAGAAGAACAAGCAGCTCCAGCGCGTCTACGGCACGGCATGGCCGACCAAGGACGAGCTGAAGGCCTATCTCGACCGTCTCGCCGAGGCCGAGAAGCGCGACCACCGCAAGCTCGGCCGCGAGCTGGACCTCTACTCCTTCCCGGACGAGATCGGCTCGGGCCTGCCCGTCTTCCACCCCAAGGGCGGTGTCATCAAGCGCGAGATGGAGGACTACGTCCGCGCCCGGCACATCGAGGAGGGCTTCGACTACGTCGGGACCCCCCACATCGCCAAGGAGGGCCTCTTCCACACCTCGGGCCACCTGCCCTACTACGGCGAAGGGATGTTCCCTCCCCTCGACGTGGACGGCATGGACTACCGCCTCAAGGCGATGAACTGCCCGATGCACAACCTCATCTACCGCAGCAAGCAGCGCTCCTACCGTGAGCTGCCGCTGCGGCTCTTCGAGTTCGGCCACGTCTACCGCCACGAGAAGTCGGGTGTCATCCACGGCCTGACGCGGGTGCGCGGCTTCGCCCAGGACGACAGCCACTCCTATGTGACCAAGGAGCAGGCACCGGACGAGATCCGCCACCTGCTCGACTTCGTGCTGTCGCTGCTGCGCGACTTCGGGCTCGACGACTTCTATCTCGAGCTGTCCACGCGTGACGAGGACGGCGACAAGAGCGACAAGTTCATCGGCTCCGACGAGGACTGGGCCGAGGCGACCCAGGTCCTCGAGGACGTCTGCCGGGAGACCGGCCTCGAGCTGGTCCCCGACCCGGGTGGCGCCGCCTACTACGGCCCCAAGGTGTCGATCCAGGCGCGCGACGCCATCGGTCGCACCTGGCAGATGAGCACCATCCAGTACGACTTCAACCAGCCCTCGCCCGACCGCTTCGCGCTCGAGTACCAGGCCGCCGATGGCTCCCGCCAGCAGCCGGTGATGATCCACTCGGCGAAGTTCGGCTCGATCGAGCGCTTCATCGGGGTCCTCGTCGAGCACTACGCGGGTGCCTTCCCCGTCTGGCTCAGCCCCGTCCAGGTCCTCGGTGTCCCGGTCGCGGAGGAGTACAACGACTACCTCTGGGATGTCCTGAAGCAGATGCGCGCCAAGGGGATTCGCGTCGAGCTCGATGACAGCGACGACCGCTTCCCCAAGAAGATCCGCAATGCCAGCAAGTCCAAGGTGCCCTTCACCCTCATCGCCGGCGAGGAGGACCGCAGCAACAACGCGGTCTCCTTCCGCTACCGCGACGGGTCCCAGGAGAACGGCATCCCGATCGAGACCGCGATCGAGCGCGTGCTCGCCGCGATCGTGGCCAAGGACCAGGTCATGGCGGCCCCCAGCCTGGCCAACCCGGGCCCGGACAAGGCGCCTGCCGGCACCATCTGAGCCCACCCCCTTCGCCACGGCCCGGGTCCGTCCGCACCAGCGGATGGGCCCGGGCCGAGCACTTCCCGGCTAGGTTGCGGTCATGGACGTGAACCAGCGCCCCGTGCACCTGCGCCCCGTCGAGCGCGAGGACGCCTTCTCCTTGGCAGCCCTGCGCCTGCAGCAGGACAAGGAGCTCGGCCGAGCGACGCGCGATCGGTTCGTCGGGGAGTACGCCGACGCCTTCCTCGAGGACTTCGCCACCTATCGCGGGTGGCTTGCGGAGCAGGGCGACGGCCGTCCCGTCGGATGTCTGCTCGCGCTGCGGGTACGCAAGCTCCCCACGCTCGCCCGCACGGGGCGGCCGGAGTGGTGGTACGTCCAGCAGGTCTTCGTCTCGACCGACCGTCGTCGTGAGGGCATCGGCCGTCGCCTCGTCCACGCTGCCCAGGACGCGGCGAGCGCGGAGCGGGTGCGGTGGCTGCGACTCAACGCCAGCGACGCCGGCGCGCCACTCTTCGACGCGATGGGCTTCGGTGACCCGATGGACCGCCTGCGCGAGTGGGTGCCGGGGCAGGCCCCCTGACTCGCGGACCAGCGACATGACGAAGGGGGGAGGACCCTCCCTTCGTCATCGGCCGTGACAGGATCGGCCCCATGACCGAGCCGCACGACCCCCCGCTCGAGGACGAGCGATCCTTCGCCGGTGTCCCGGACGGGTTCGACCGCTTGTGGACGCCCCACCGGATGGCCTACGTGACGGGCGAGCGGCCCAGCGACGAGGCAGGAGAAGGGTGTCCCTTCTGCGCTGCGCCCGACAAGGACGACGCCGAGGGGCTGGTCGTCCACCGCGGCGAGACCTGCTTCGTCGTCATGAACCTCTTCCCCTACAACGCCGGTCACGTGCTGGTCTGCCCCTACCGGCACGTCTCGCTGTACATCGACCTGACGGACGAGGAGACGGCGGAGTTCACCGCTCTCACCAAGACCGCGATCCGCGTGCTGCAGGCGACCTCCAACCCGCACGGCTTCAACCTCGGCATGAACCAGGGCGCAGTGGCCGGCGCCGGGGTGGCCGCACACCTGCACCAGCACGTCATCCCTCGCTGGGGTGGCGACATGAACTTCCTGCCGATCATCGCCCAGACCAAGGCCCTGCCGATCCTCCTCGAGGACGCCCGGGCAGCGCTCGTGGCCGCCTGGCCGACGGATGGGTGACTGAGCGGGACATCACCGCGAGCCGTTCGGGTGGAGGGGCGCGCCGCAGTTACCCTTGTCGCGAGATGCTCAATCGATACGCACGCGCCGCGGCCACCCGGATCCTGACTCCCGTGGCCAGACTCCTGATCCGTCTGGGCCTGAGCCCTGACGCCGTGACGATCCTCGGCACGATCGGCGTGTGCCTCGGGGCATGGGTCTTCTTCCCGCGGGGTGAGCTGCTGGTCGGCGTGCTCGTCATCACCGCCTTCGTCTTCTCCGACACCCTCGACGGCGTCATGGCGCGACTGCTCGGCCGCACCAGCAAGTGGGGCGCCTTCCTCGACTCGACCCTCGACCGGATCGGTGACGCGGCGATCTTCTCCGGTCTGGCCATCTGGTTCTTCCAGGGCGGCGACGACCGGGTGATGGCGTGGCTGGCGATGGGCTGCCTGATCCTCGGCAGCGTCGTCTCCTACGCCCGCGCCCGCGCCGAAGGCCTGGGCATGACCGCCAGCGTGGGCATCGCCGAGCGGGCCGACCGCCTGGTCGTGGCCCTCGTGACGACCGGCTTGGTCGGCCTGGGCCTGCCCGAGGTCGTGCTCAAGGTCGTGCTCGCCCTGCTCCTCGTCGCCAGCGCCGTCACGATTCTGCAGCGCGTCTTCTTCGTGCGGCAGCAGTGCCTCGCCGCCGACGCGGCGACCCCCACGCCGTGACCCGGCTGCGCCGCCGGGCCACGGTCTGGGCCTTCCTGCTGGCCTGGCGGGTCCTGCGGCTGC
The genomic region above belongs to Janibacter limosus and contains:
- a CDS encoding GNAT family N-acetyltransferase, with amino-acid sequence MDVNQRPVHLRPVEREDAFSLAALRLQQDKELGRATRDRFVGEYADAFLEDFATYRGWLAEQGDGRPVGCLLALRVRKLPTLARTGRPEWWYVQQVFVSTDRRREGIGRRLVHAAQDAASAERVRWLRLNASDAGAPLFDAMGFGDPMDRLREWVPGQAP
- the pgsA gene encoding phosphatidylinositol phosphate synthase; protein product: MLNRYARAAATRILTPVARLLIRLGLSPDAVTILGTIGVCLGAWVFFPRGELLVGVLVITAFVFSDTLDGVMARLLGRTSKWGAFLDSTLDRIGDAAIFSGLAIWFFQGGDDRVMAWLAMGCLILGSVVSYARARAEGLGMTASVGIAERADRLVVALVTTGLVGLGLPEVVLKVVLALLLVASAVTILQRVFFVRQQCLAADAATPTP
- the thrS gene encoding threonine--tRNA ligase; protein product: MSAQITINVAGDERSVDQGTTAADLFEGDRAVLVARVNGELRDLAHEVAAGDVVEPVTAAEQDGLDVLRHSTAHVLAQAVQQINPSAKLGIGPPIRDGFYYDFDVEEPFTPEDLKALDKAMQRIINEGQTFERREISDEDALVELSDEPYKCELIGLKGGASEDAAEGASVEVGGAQLTIYDNVRRDGTRAWGDLCRGPHVPSTKVIGNAYKVMRSAAAYWRGSEKNKQLQRVYGTAWPTKDELKAYLDRLAEAEKRDHRKLGRELDLYSFPDEIGSGLPVFHPKGGVIKREMEDYVRARHIEEGFDYVGTPHIAKEGLFHTSGHLPYYGEGMFPPLDVDGMDYRLKAMNCPMHNLIYRSKQRSYRELPLRLFEFGHVYRHEKSGVIHGLTRVRGFAQDDSHSYVTKEQAPDEIRHLLDFVLSLLRDFGLDDFYLELSTRDEDGDKSDKFIGSDEDWAEATQVLEDVCRETGLELVPDPGGAAYYGPKVSIQARDAIGRTWQMSTIQYDFNQPSPDRFALEYQAADGSRQQPVMIHSAKFGSIERFIGVLVEHYAGAFPVWLSPVQVLGVPVAEEYNDYLWDVLKQMRAKGIRVELDDSDDRFPKKIRNASKSKVPFTLIAGEEDRSNNAVSFRYRDGSQENGIPIETAIERVLAAIVAKDQVMAAPSLANPGPDKAPAGTI
- a CDS encoding HIT family protein, whose translation is MTEPHDPPLEDERSFAGVPDGFDRLWTPHRMAYVTGERPSDEAGEGCPFCAAPDKDDAEGLVVHRGETCFVVMNLFPYNAGHVLVCPYRHVSLYIDLTDEETAEFTALTKTAIRVLQATSNPHGFNLGMNQGAVAGAGVAAHLHQHVIPRWGGDMNFLPIIAQTKALPILLEDARAALVAAWPTDG